One genomic region from Muriicola soli encodes:
- a CDS encoding porin, with protein MKAKLLFIGSLLFFISSVHAQDGNAPAFGKGLFNLVGKDSSFTMKIGARMQILAISEGQDGSDGFLSDNETNFLIRRARLKFDGYAYSPKLKYKIELGLSNRDISGVSEFTRNTPRYILDAVVMWNFYENFELWFGQTKLPGNIERVISSGNLQQVDRSLVNSRFNIDRDMGFQLRHHFDLTDRFVVREKIAFSQGEGRNITDGNLGGYQYTGRLEFLPFGEFQSKGDYSGSDLKREDKPKLMFAVNYDINQDAVKTRSNLGSYMINDTGLYETTINTFFFDGMFKYNGFSFMWEYANRDANDPIAKNSDGTATGDVVWVGDGINLQSGYLFRNNLEVSGRYTTINLDEGITGRSPETQYTLGLSKYIVGHKLKVQTDLSYLSIDNRTNEIMFRLQLDVHF; from the coding sequence ATGAAGGCTAAACTACTTTTTATAGGTTCTCTCCTCTTTTTTATATCTTCTGTACATGCCCAGGATGGCAATGCTCCGGCCTTTGGAAAGGGTCTTTTTAATTTGGTTGGAAAAGACAGTTCATTTACGATGAAAATTGGTGCTCGTATGCAGATCCTTGCCATCTCAGAAGGGCAGGATGGTTCAGATGGCTTCCTGTCAGATAATGAAACGAATTTCTTAATTAGACGGGCACGTTTAAAATTTGACGGCTATGCCTATTCTCCAAAACTTAAATATAAAATAGAGTTAGGCCTGTCTAACCGCGATATTTCAGGAGTATCAGAATTTACCCGCAATACTCCGCGATATATTCTGGATGCCGTTGTTATGTGGAATTTTTATGAAAATTTTGAACTTTGGTTTGGACAGACAAAATTGCCGGGGAATATCGAAAGGGTAATTTCTTCCGGAAATTTGCAGCAGGTTGACCGGTCTTTGGTAAACAGTAGATTTAATATAGATCGGGATATGGGCTTTCAGCTAAGGCATCATTTCGATTTAACAGATAGATTTGTTGTAAGGGAGAAAATAGCTTTTTCTCAGGGGGAAGGACGTAATATTACCGACGGTAATCTGGGTGGTTACCAATATACAGGACGTTTAGAATTTCTTCCCTTTGGTGAATTCCAAAGCAAGGGCGATTATAGCGGGAGTGACCTCAAGCGCGAAGATAAACCGAAGTTGATGTTCGCTGTAAATTACGATATCAATCAGGATGCCGTAAAAACCAGAAGTAACCTAGGTTCTTATATGATAAATGATACCGGCCTGTACGAGACTACTATCAATACTTTTTTCTTTGACGGTATGTTTAAATACAATGGATTTTCCTTTATGTGGGAATATGCCAACAGAGACGCCAATGACCCAATTGCCAAAAACTCAGACGGTACAGCAACCGGCGATGTGGTGTGGGTTGGAGACGGTATCAACTTACAAAGTGGATATTTGTTTCGGAATAACTTAGAGGTTTCAGGGAGGTATACCACCATAAATTTAGACGAAGGAATTACCGGAAGAAGCCCAGAAACGCAATACACTTTGGGATTATCTAAGTATATTGTCGGTCATAAACTGAAGGTGCAGACAGATCTAAGTTATCTTTCTATAGATAATAGGACAAATGAAATAATGTTCAGATTACAACTTGATGTTCATTTCTAA
- a CDS encoding toxin-antitoxin system YwqK family antitoxin has translation MKKIILLLTICAMTSIVYSQKDRELKLNEETNLIEVKEYHDNGLISQEGTFNLEGQLHGEWVSFNDRGEKISKGSYVNGQRTGKWYFWLGNSVKEVEYSKNAIASIDGVKNKTRLADNH, from the coding sequence ATGAAAAAAATAATTCTATTATTGACCATATGCGCAATGACTTCCATCGTGTACAGTCAGAAAGACCGGGAACTGAAACTAAACGAGGAGACAAACCTCATAGAAGTAAAAGAATATCATGATAATGGCCTGATTAGTCAGGAAGGCACTTTTAATTTGGAGGGTCAATTACACGGGGAGTGGGTAAGTTTTAATGATCGGGGTGAAAAAATCTCAAAGGGCTCTTATGTAAATGGCCAAAGAACAGGTAAGTGGTATTTTTGGTTAGGCAATTCCGTCAAAGAAGTAGAATACAGTAAAAATGCTATTGCTAGTATCGATGGTGTAAAAAACAAAACGCGCTTGGCCGACAATCACTAA
- a CDS encoding carboxypeptidase-like regulatory domain-containing protein translates to MKKAILLCFVLFTICLSAQKNGSIAGNILDNELHNEPLVFAHIELENTPFQTQTNFRGYFEIEGITPGTYTLIVRYPGYESLELPLIVSQGQATQIQHELSAIRININELVSEETSREASGIKTSPNSRRTRK, encoded by the coding sequence ATGAAAAAAGCAATTCTACTCTGCTTCGTCCTCTTTACCATATGCCTCTCTGCACAAAAGAACGGGAGTATAGCAGGAAACATATTAGACAATGAGCTTCATAACGAGCCCCTTGTATTTGCACATATTGAATTGGAAAATACTCCATTTCAAACTCAAACTAATTTTAGGGGATATTTTGAAATTGAAGGGATAACACCCGGCACATATACCTTAATAGTTCGTTATCCCGGTTATGAATCCCTCGAATTACCTTTAATTGTGTCACAGGGTCAGGCAACCCAAATCCAACATGAACTCTCTGCTATTAGGATCAATATCAACGAGTTAGTCTCAGAAGAAACATCGAGAGAGGCCTCGGGAATAAAGACTTCCCCCAATTCCAGGCGAACGCGTAAATAA
- a CDS encoding multidrug transporter, whose amino-acid sequence MKNRLFLFGIVASLLIACESDDTADIIINDNSVINNTTNNNGGNGEPGSSTVNLSGVYTEDLNLDPANDYVVTGPVLMAPGTTMTIPAGMTVRAQPVGVNAYIAIQQGAQINAVGTASEPIVFTSNAGSPSSGDWGGLVICGFAPINSTANGSTDTSTSEVGGLSYGGNMPADNSGSLQYVRIEYAGGAIDGNAELNGLSMYAVGSGTVVDYVQIFEGSDDGIEFFGGTVNASHIAIINTEDDSIDWTEGFTGTLTDIYVQHGVSHDKAFECDGYNTDFSNEAGYFSAPVVSNVTIVGANDGSEAVRLRAGTQGNFTNLVLTDFDEAFDLDGDTGDNPTGQGVIDGLLSVTDVTFNNVTTNLKNDTGYAFTEGDFISGVGNGNGTDVVSWGAGWTVGIN is encoded by the coding sequence ATGAAAAACAGATTATTTCTCTTTGGTATTGTTGCTTCCCTGCTTATTGCCTGCGAAAGTGATGATACTGCCGATATTATTATCAACGATAATAGTGTCATTAACAATACCACAAATAACAATGGAGGCAATGGAGAGCCTGGTTCTTCCACTGTAAATTTAAGTGGTGTTTACACAGAGGATCTCAACCTGGATCCTGCAAATGATTATGTGGTTACCGGACCCGTATTAATGGCCCCGGGAACTACTATGACAATTCCTGCAGGAATGACTGTTAGAGCACAACCTGTAGGGGTAAACGCTTATATCGCCATTCAGCAGGGAGCTCAGATCAACGCTGTTGGCACGGCTTCTGAGCCTATTGTGTTTACTTCCAATGCCGGAAGTCCCTCATCAGGAGATTGGGGTGGATTGGTAATTTGCGGTTTTGCACCCATCAACTCTACAGCAAATGGATCCACTGATACTTCTACCTCAGAAGTGGGTGGGCTTTCATACGGAGGCAACATGCCGGCAGATAATTCTGGTTCTCTTCAATACGTGCGAATAGAGTATGCCGGCGGAGCCATTGATGGAAATGCCGAATTAAATGGTCTTTCTATGTATGCCGTAGGAAGTGGTACTGTGGTAGATTATGTGCAGATCTTTGAAGGATCCGATGACGGGATAGAGTTCTTTGGTGGAACCGTTAATGCAAGCCATATTGCAATAATAAATACAGAAGACGATTCTATCGACTGGACAGAAGGCTTTACCGGAACGCTAACCGATATTTATGTGCAACATGGAGTTTCTCATGACAAAGCCTTTGAATGTGATGGTTATAATACCGACTTTAGCAATGAGGCAGGCTACTTTTCTGCCCCTGTAGTATCTAATGTTACTATCGTTGGCGCCAATGATGGTAGCGAAGCTGTACGTTTGCGTGCCGGAACTCAGGGAAATTTTACAAACTTGGTATTAACTGATTTTGATGAAGCCTTTGATCTCGATGGAGATACAGGAGACAATCCTACCGGGCAGGGGGTTATTGATGGCCTATTAAGTGTCACAGATGTAACTTTTAACAACGTTACCACCAATCTTAAGAACGATACCGGCTACGCATTTACTGAAGGTGATTTTATCAGCGGAGTCGGAAACGGAAACGGAACGGATGTGGTTTCCTGGGGAGCCGGCTGGACAGTAGGTATTAACTAA
- a CDS encoding TonB-dependent receptor yields the protein MKQLYIAFILLYTGSVLAQSTGSIVGKLSDKEMSNEPLAFANVILKGTLKGTTSDFDGLYEITNVSPGTYTIVFTFLGYETLEIPDVVVDAGKVTEINAALGAGSVSLNEVVITTSVAKDSEVALLLDQKKAIQIKESISAEALTRKGIDDAAAAVAQISGISKQQGSSDVYVRGLGDRYQNTTMNGLSLPSTDVNKKNIDLDLFSSSIIENIAVSKAYTPFFYGDFAAGNVNIDSKEYTGNGFLNVSLGSGVNSNAAGTEFVTSEGTSFFGFYNRYDNDPFAIILSHGVDPEAAPDPTNISGTIEGGYSLNINEESRLSFFGMASFSNGYEFLEGPALDFTNDIKVRFPLVNEYAYSTTTTAMGNITYRIDKDHKLKFTSLFVNSARDAVGYYGIGGNGFNRDGFSNNGDGGYFQLNVQFNQDMIFVNQLNGAHTFNDDWSLDWGIGFNKVFSDEPDRKRISLEDYQFALDDDPSTNPIFYDNIAFDNQRFFQSIEDDELSSYITLNKKVSEEVTFNFGYNGRRKERRFNNWRYGYQIVDKNANPVTDVNNLDDFFNVSNINIPSGSGLWDLFIVRNPQGLDIGLQNRPQIYENTYKGNLDVHAAYVTAELNLSDKWLLIPGFRIEAYQQGIVYDVINPVPTDPGFRQAYENIYLPSLNVKYALNEDANLRFSFSKTASFPEFKESANFVYEGVTQRVGGNPDLLGKPDGTGPIFSEIYNYDLKYEWFPNRGELISVAAFAKTINDPVNRVVATDATGNQRYFRTGDQAKVYGVEVELRKNIINDSDENAVLSFGANAAYTHTEQDLKTVSTTDGFTFGTSFADRTTEELEGASPFILNADINFSPGFENYKPVATLAYSYFSDRIYAIGSGNLGNMVEKAVPTLNFVWTNSFGEHFEANLSAQNLLDPDISLIRENTGVEDTNPLVQGFVKDGDVTLREFKRGINVGLTLKYKF from the coding sequence ATGAAACAATTATATATAGCTTTCATTCTTCTATACACAGGATCTGTACTTGCTCAGAGTACCGGTAGCATTGTTGGAAAACTTAGCGATAAGGAAATGAGCAATGAACCCCTGGCATTTGCCAATGTCATTCTTAAAGGCACCTTAAAAGGTACCACATCCGACTTTGACGGGCTGTATGAAATCACTAATGTTAGCCCGGGAACTTATACCATCGTCTTTACATTTCTGGGTTATGAAACCCTTGAAATTCCTGACGTGGTTGTAGATGCCGGGAAGGTGACCGAAATTAATGCAGCCCTTGGAGCGGGGAGCGTTTCTTTGAATGAAGTTGTGATCACTACCTCAGTTGCTAAAGACTCTGAAGTAGCTTTGTTATTAGATCAGAAGAAAGCCATTCAAATAAAAGAATCTATTAGTGCTGAAGCACTTACCCGCAAGGGCATAGATGATGCCGCAGCAGCTGTAGCGCAAATATCCGGTATTTCAAAGCAACAAGGGTCTAGTGACGTCTATGTACGTGGATTAGGAGATCGATACCAAAATACAACGATGAACGGGCTTTCATTACCTTCCACGGACGTGAACAAAAAAAATATTGACCTCGATCTTTTCTCTTCCAGTATTATCGAGAACATAGCCGTTAGTAAAGCATATACACCATTTTTTTACGGAGACTTTGCCGCAGGTAATGTCAACATAGATTCTAAAGAATACACCGGAAATGGATTTCTCAATGTTTCATTAGGCAGCGGTGTCAACTCTAATGCAGCAGGAACCGAATTTGTAACAAGTGAAGGCACCAGTTTTTTTGGATTTTACAACAGATACGATAATGATCCTTTTGCGATTATTCTATCCCATGGAGTTGATCCTGAAGCAGCGCCGGACCCAACGAATATTTCCGGCACTATTGAAGGTGGATATTCCTTAAACATCAATGAAGAATCTCGATTGAGTTTTTTTGGAATGGCAAGTTTCAGTAATGGCTACGAGTTTTTAGAAGGTCCCGCTCTGGATTTTACCAATGATATAAAAGTGCGTTTCCCCCTGGTAAACGAGTATGCTTATAGTACGACGACAACAGCTATGGGAAATATTACCTACAGGATAGATAAAGATCACAAGCTAAAGTTCACCTCCCTTTTTGTGAACAGCGCCAGAGATGCGGTAGGTTATTACGGGATAGGCGGAAATGGTTTTAACCGCGATGGTTTTAGTAATAATGGGGATGGGGGTTACTTTCAATTAAATGTGCAGTTTAATCAGGATATGATCTTTGTAAATCAGTTGAACGGTGCCCATACATTCAATGATGATTGGAGTCTTGATTGGGGAATAGGTTTTAACAAAGTGTTCTCTGATGAACCGGACAGAAAGCGTATCTCTTTGGAAGATTATCAATTTGCCTTGGATGATGACCCTTCTACCAACCCCATTTTTTACGACAATATTGCCTTTGATAATCAACGATTCTTTCAGAGTATCGAAGATGACGAATTGAGTAGTTACATCACCCTCAACAAAAAAGTCTCAGAGGAGGTCACATTCAACTTTGGTTACAACGGAAGGCGCAAAGAACGCAGGTTCAATAACTGGAGATATGGCTATCAGATCGTTGATAAAAATGCGAATCCTGTAACAGACGTGAATAACTTAGATGACTTCTTTAATGTATCCAACATTAATATTCCTTCCGGAAGTGGCCTATGGGATCTCTTTATTGTTCGGAATCCCCAGGGATTAGATATTGGTTTACAGAACCGACCGCAGATTTATGAAAACACCTATAAAGGTAATCTGGATGTTCATGCAGCCTATGTCACAGCAGAGTTAAATCTGAGCGATAAATGGCTTTTAATCCCAGGTTTCCGTATTGAAGCCTATCAACAGGGAATTGTATACGATGTGATTAATCCTGTCCCAACAGATCCCGGATTCAGACAGGCATATGAGAATATTTATCTTCCCAGTTTAAACGTCAAATACGCCTTAAACGAGGACGCCAACTTACGATTTTCATTCTCTAAAACTGCCTCTTTTCCCGAATTTAAAGAGTCTGCCAATTTCGTCTATGAAGGTGTTACTCAGCGGGTTGGGGGTAACCCGGATCTTCTTGGAAAGCCAGATGGTACAGGTCCTATTTTTTCTGAGATATATAATTACGACCTGAAATACGAATGGTTTCCAAATCGAGGAGAACTCATCTCAGTGGCTGCATTTGCCAAGACCATAAATGATCCTGTGAACAGGGTGGTTGCCACAGATGCCACAGGAAACCAACGTTACTTCAGAACAGGTGATCAAGCTAAGGTATATGGCGTTGAAGTAGAGTTAAGAAAGAACATCATCAATGATTCTGATGAGAATGCAGTCTTGTCCTTCGGAGCAAATGCAGCTTATACACATACAGAGCAAGACCTAAAAACAGTTTCCACAACGGATGGATTTACCTTCGGTACTTCCTTCGCAGACAGAACTACAGAAGAACTGGAAGGTGCTTCACCATTTATTCTGAATGCAGATATAAATTTTAGTCCGGGATTTGAAAACTATAAACCTGTAGCAACATTAGCATACTCTTATTTCTCAGATCGGATTTATGCCATAGGTAGTGGGAATCTGGGTAATATGGTTGAAAAAGCTGTCCCAACCCTAAACTTTGTTTGGACAAATTCATTTGGAGAGCATTTTGAAGCCAATCTCAGTGCACAAAATTTACTGGATCCTGATATTTCTTTAATTCGTGAGAATACCGGGGTAGAAGATACCAACCCTCTTGTGCAGGGCTTTGTCAAAGACGGTGACGTTACTTTGAGGGAGTTTAAAAGAGGGATCAATGTGGGCCTGACTCTTAAATATAAATTCTAA
- the dgt gene encoding dGTP triphosphohydrolase: protein MNWEQLLSLRRFGDLDKRNRKDQDETRLGFEVDYDRIIFSAAFRSLQDKTQVIPLSKTDFVHTRLTHSLEVSVVGRSLGRVAGKQLLSKYPDLNESLGYQFNDFGAIVAAAALAHDIGNPPFGHSGEKAIGEFFKSGEGLKYQKELSSAEYQDLIDFEGNANGFKILNESREGVEGGLRLSYATLGAFLKYPKESLPKKPSDHIADKKFGCFQADTEFFKEVVGELGLLKRKHPGCYSRHPLTYLVEAADDICYTIIDFEDGINLGLISEDYALEYLIKLVKDRIDTKKYHRLAHMEDRLSYLRALAINTLIQDATRVFMEHESELLEGSFGTGLLDKSQYKAQVEDILSLSAERVYRSKEVIEKEIAGYRIISDILQAYSGALVRTKEGKATNYDKLILTTLPERFRDTSGSVYSILLQCSCYVASLSDSSAVHIHNKITGKQL from the coding sequence ATGAACTGGGAACAACTCCTTTCTTTACGGCGTTTCGGAGACCTTGACAAGCGAAATAGAAAAGATCAGGATGAAACCCGACTGGGCTTTGAAGTAGACTATGATCGCATTATTTTTTCTGCTGCATTTCGTAGCCTTCAGGACAAGACACAGGTCATCCCATTGTCCAAGACCGATTTTGTACATACGCGTCTTACTCATAGTCTAGAAGTGTCTGTGGTGGGGAGAAGTCTGGGGCGTGTTGCGGGGAAACAACTCCTTTCCAAATATCCGGACTTAAACGAATCACTGGGATATCAGTTCAATGATTTTGGTGCCATAGTAGCTGCCGCAGCACTGGCACACGATATTGGCAACCCGCCCTTCGGGCATAGCGGGGAAAAAGCCATAGGGGAGTTTTTTAAAAGCGGCGAAGGATTAAAATATCAGAAAGAATTAAGCTCTGCGGAATATCAGGACCTCATCGATTTTGAAGGTAATGCCAACGGATTCAAAATTCTAAATGAATCCCGGGAAGGCGTTGAAGGGGGATTACGCCTAAGTTACGCCACTCTTGGGGCCTTTTTAAAATATCCCAAGGAGTCTTTGCCCAAAAAGCCATCAGACCATATTGCAGATAAGAAGTTTGGTTGCTTCCAGGCGGATACTGAATTTTTTAAGGAGGTAGTTGGGGAATTAGGCCTTCTCAAAAGAAAACATCCCGGATGTTATTCAAGGCACCCCCTGACCTATCTGGTGGAAGCAGCAGATGATATTTGTTACACGATCATCGACTTTGAAGACGGAATCAACCTGGGATTAATATCCGAAGACTACGCACTGGAATACCTTATCAAACTGGTAAAAGACAGGATAGACACTAAAAAATACCACCGGCTAGCTCATATGGAAGACCGTCTCAGTTACCTGCGCGCGCTTGCGATCAATACGCTTATCCAGGACGCTACACGTGTCTTTATGGAACATGAATCAGAGCTATTAGAAGGATCGTTTGGAACCGGATTGTTAGATAAAAGTCAATATAAAGCGCAAGTGGAGGATATTTTATCCCTCAGCGCAGAACGCGTCTATCGTTCCAAGGAGGTGATCGAAAAAGAGATCGCCGGATACAGGATTATTTCTGATATCCTTCAAGCCTATTCAGGTGCGCTGGTGAGAACAAAGGAAGGGAAGGCTACCAATTATGACAAGCTGATACTTACCACTTTACCGGAGCGATTCAGGGATACTTCAGGCTCTGTATATTCTATTTTGTTGCAGTGTTCCTGTTATGTGGCCAGCCTTTCAGACAGTAGCGCTGTTCATATTCACAACAAGATCACCGGGAAACAGCTTTAG
- a CDS encoding DUF3078 domain-containing protein, translating to MKYAKLFTLFFFLTVLQQKVLAQDTIPPSQEPDTTVIDTIVIRSFQEKIRYIPRGVNLTNPVITFKKTKPRTRKFNRFKIPSFWEVENNLGLNLSEVAFVNWNAGGDNAFSALANAKFVRNYKFRYVQWNNDLVLRYGVNVQEGQKLRKTEDAIRFSSSFGYRRDTLTSWYYSAKVKFNTQFSNGYKYPDRDNPISRFMAPGYLFVGGGISYIPEGKNFNLYLSPLTQKATFVLDQALADDGAFGVQKAVRDSTGAIIQAGENKFIELGISVTNEWKTPVLDNVTLDHRLSLYTDYLRSFGNVDIDWELNFEFTVNEFIKANFGTQIIYDDDIRFNPTIADDGSVIDPGVPRIQFRQLLAIGLSYNF from the coding sequence ATGAAGTACGCTAAGCTGTTTACTTTATTTTTCTTCCTCACGGTGCTTCAACAAAAGGTGTTAGCCCAGGATACCATCCCGCCCTCTCAGGAGCCCGATACCACGGTTATAGATACTATTGTGATCAGATCTTTTCAGGAAAAAATCAGGTATATCCCCAGGGGTGTAAATCTAACCAACCCGGTCATTACCTTTAAAAAAACAAAACCCCGTACCCGAAAGTTCAACAGATTTAAGATCCCGTCCTTCTGGGAAGTGGAAAACAATCTGGGCCTCAACCTTTCTGAAGTAGCTTTTGTCAATTGGAATGCAGGGGGTGATAACGCTTTTTCAGCCCTGGCGAATGCGAAATTCGTCCGCAATTACAAGTTCAGATATGTACAATGGAATAACGACCTGGTGCTTCGATACGGGGTAAATGTACAAGAAGGTCAAAAACTGCGAAAGACTGAAGATGCAATACGCTTCTCCTCCAGTTTTGGTTATCGTAGGGATACCTTAACCAGTTGGTATTATTCCGCCAAAGTAAAATTTAATACCCAATTCTCTAACGGTTACAAATACCCGGACCGTGATAATCCGATCTCCAGGTTTATGGCTCCGGGATATCTCTTTGTCGGTGGTGGTATTTCTTACATCCCTGAAGGGAAGAATTTCAATCTCTACCTCTCGCCCTTGACGCAAAAAGCCACATTCGTACTAGACCAGGCGCTTGCAGACGATGGCGCTTTTGGAGTGCAAAAGGCCGTACGGGATTCAACAGGAGCTATAATCCAGGCAGGTGAAAACAAATTTATAGAATTGGGGATTTCGGTGACCAACGAGTGGAAAACTCCAGTCCTGGACAACGTCACCCTAGACCACCGATTAAGCCTTTATACAGATTACCTGAGATCTTTTGGGAATGTGGATATTGACTGGGAACTCAACTTTGAATTTACGGTCAATGAATTCATCAAAGCCAACTTTGGTACCCAAATCATCTACGACGATGACATTCGTTTTAATCCCACAATTGCCGATGATGGTTCCGTTATTGATCCCGGGGTCCCCCGGATCCAATTCAGGCAATTGCTGGCCATCGGACTCAGTTACAATTTCTAA
- a CDS encoding 1-deoxy-D-xylulose-5-phosphate synthase, translating into MKLLDTIQYPKDLRDLSEEQLPQLTRELREFIIDIVAAKEGHLGASLGVVELTIALHYVFNTPDDKLIWDVGHQAYGHKILTGRKSRFNTNRQLGGLSGFPKRDESEFDAFGTGHSSTSVSAIVGMALAAQLKGDLDRQHIAVIGDASIASGMAFEGLNHLGVMDANVLIILNDNAIGIDPSVGALKKYLTNVKKGTAKEENLFESLNFTYEGPVDGHDLDAVIKVLRKMKKSKGPRLLHLITTKGKGLKKAEENQIVYHAPGKFDRNTGELAKPPEAAQAPKYQDVFGHSLVELAEKNNNIVGITPAMPTGSSLKYMMEAFPERAFDVGIAEQHAVTMAAGMAAEGLVPFCAIYSTFLQRAYDQLIHDVALQNLPVVFCIDRAGLVGQDGATHHGAYDLAFLRCIPNMLIFAPMNEMELRNIMFTAQQGLNQPIAIRYPRGRGTSLSWRSPFELIPIPSSRKLVEGSSIAVLSVGHPGNIVTEVLTRLGHPKEIGHFDMRFVKPLDEQQLHHIFARYKSVVTLEDGCLTGGFGSAVLEFANEHGYSQSIKRLGLPDSFIEQGTVEELQELTQIDEEAITLCLIKLLHEVR; encoded by the coding sequence ATGAAACTCTTAGACACCATACAATATCCCAAAGACCTGCGGGACTTATCCGAGGAGCAGTTACCACAACTGACCCGGGAACTCAGGGAATTTATTATCGATATTGTCGCAGCCAAAGAAGGTCACCTGGGCGCTAGCCTGGGGGTAGTTGAACTTACTATTGCCCTTCACTATGTTTTCAACACGCCTGATGACAAATTGATATGGGATGTAGGACATCAGGCTTACGGTCATAAGATCCTTACGGGGCGGAAATCGCGTTTTAATACTAATCGCCAACTGGGCGGACTCAGTGGCTTTCCAAAAAGGGATGAAAGCGAATTTGACGCCTTTGGCACAGGCCACAGCTCTACTTCTGTATCGGCCATCGTGGGTATGGCCCTGGCCGCTCAACTCAAGGGGGATCTGGACAGGCAGCACATAGCCGTAATTGGCGACGCCTCCATCGCGAGCGGAATGGCATTTGAAGGCCTGAACCATTTGGGGGTAATGGACGCAAACGTACTTATTATTCTCAATGACAATGCTATTGGCATCGACCCAAGTGTTGGGGCTTTAAAAAAATATCTTACCAACGTAAAAAAAGGCACGGCTAAAGAAGAAAACCTCTTTGAAAGCCTGAATTTCACCTATGAAGGTCCGGTTGATGGCCACGATCTCGACGCAGTTATCAAGGTCCTTCGCAAAATGAAAAAGAGTAAAGGGCCCCGCCTGCTCCACCTGATCACCACCAAGGGAAAAGGGCTGAAAAAAGCAGAGGAAAACCAGATTGTTTACCACGCTCCTGGGAAGTTTGACAGGAATACGGGGGAACTCGCCAAACCACCTGAAGCAGCCCAGGCGCCAAAATATCAGGATGTCTTTGGCCATAGCCTGGTTGAACTCGCAGAAAAAAACAACAATATAGTCGGAATTACCCCGGCTATGCCAACAGGCAGCTCCCTGAAATACATGATGGAAGCATTTCCCGAACGCGCTTTTGATGTGGGGATCGCTGAGCAACATGCGGTAACCATGGCGGCGGGGATGGCCGCAGAAGGACTGGTCCCTTTTTGTGCCATTTATTCTACCTTTCTTCAGCGAGCTTATGACCAGCTTATTCACGATGTGGCCTTGCAAAACCTGCCCGTTGTTTTTTGTATCGACAGGGCCGGATTGGTAGGTCAGGACGGAGCCACACATCACGGAGCTTACGATCTGGCTTTTCTGCGCTGTATTCCCAATATGCTCATTTTTGCTCCCATGAACGAAATGGAGCTGCGAAATATCATGTTCACTGCTCAACAAGGTCTGAACCAGCCGATTGCCATAAGGTATCCCAGGGGAAGAGGTACCAGCCTGTCTTGGCGCTCCCCTTTTGAATTGATTCCGATCCCGTCCTCGAGAAAATTAGTGGAGGGGTCTTCCATTGCTGTTTTATCTGTAGGTCATCCGGGAAACATAGTGACGGAAGTTTTGACCAGGCTAGGCCACCCCAAAGAGATCGGTCATTTTGATATGCGCTTTGTAAAACCTTTGGACGAGCAACAACTGCATCATATATTTGCCCGGTACAAATCAGTAGTGACCCTGGAAGACGGATGTCTCACGGGTGGATTTGGCAGCGCTGTACTGGAGTTTGCAAATGAGCACGGGTATTCACAATCAATTAAACGTCTAGGGCTTCCCGACAGCTTTATTGAACAGGGAACGGTAGAGGAATTACAGGAGCTGACCCAAATTGACGAGGAAGCTATCACGCTATGCCTAATTAAATTGTTGCATGAAGTACGCTAA
- a CDS encoding nucleoside deaminase has translation MELILDDTYFMKKALQEAELAAEEGEVPVGAVIAVQGRIIARAHNQTEKLNDVTAHAEMLAITAASNFLGGKYLYDCTLYVTLEPCLMCAGALHWSQIPRIVYGAADPKRGFTVSGGILHPKTMVTAGVLGNEAEALLKRFFIQKRNLN, from the coding sequence GTGGAACTTATACTGGACGATACCTATTTTATGAAAAAAGCCCTTCAGGAAGCCGAGTTGGCTGCTGAAGAAGGAGAAGTGCCTGTGGGTGCAGTCATTGCCGTGCAGGGAAGGATCATCGCCAGGGCGCATAATCAGACAGAAAAATTAAACGATGTTACCGCCCATGCCGAAATGCTGGCAATAACGGCAGCCTCCAATTTTCTCGGGGGAAAATATTTGTACGATTGCACCTTGTACGTTACGCTCGAACCTTGCCTGATGTGCGCAGGGGCATTGCATTGGAGTCAGATTCCCAGAATTGTTTACGGGGCAGCTGATCCCAAAAGGGGGTTTACTGTTTCTGGGGGTATTTTACATCCAAAGACCATGGTTACCGCAGGAGTGCTCGGGAATGAGGCGGAGGCCTTGCTAAAGCGATTTTTTATACAGAAGCGAAATCTCAATTAA